A window of the Pseudomonas fluorescens genome harbors these coding sequences:
- a CDS encoding MFS transporter yields the protein MSTTSRNARLIITARLISDFGAFLNMVALATYVYLLSNSAMSVGIFLASRVGGGIFASLIGTAFYRRCNGRLPLIAFDLLRAAVLGLLLIVPVSQQALLLPLIAFGLGFGNSMFAIGLNSQLPRLIEPAQLLKTNAWITSASSMAMVGGSLVSGLLVAGFGFETVFALNALTYLLAAVLIAPLRFSAPEPVVESSAKQGEWSALLQGLRSAPVVAAMLAVTMADTLGSAAHNVGFPIISRLLTPDSASTTLGLMLAVWAAGKLIGARIASRLNGSENIHLERRYFGGVLLMSCGFILMFQQHSVVSLLLFSLPAGLGDGFSEVGLMSRLQREPEALRLPIFSFLTLLQMTGFGVGMLIAAPFYEWWAPGAVVLLFHGIPLATVLSMKILLLRRGRVARSSPTPVP from the coding sequence GTGAGTACCACTTCCCGCAATGCCCGGCTGATCATCACGGCCCGGCTGATTTCCGATTTCGGCGCTTTCCTCAACATGGTTGCGCTGGCCACTTATGTCTACCTGCTGAGCAACAGCGCGATGAGCGTGGGGATTTTTCTCGCCAGTCGTGTGGGCGGGGGAATTTTCGCCAGCCTGATCGGCACCGCGTTTTATCGCCGATGCAATGGCCGTCTGCCGTTGATTGCCTTCGATCTGCTGCGCGCTGCTGTGCTCGGTTTATTGCTGATCGTCCCGGTTAGTCAGCAGGCGCTGTTGCTGCCGCTGATCGCGTTCGGCCTGGGCTTTGGCAATTCGATGTTCGCCATCGGCCTCAACAGCCAGTTGCCACGATTGATCGAGCCGGCGCAGTTGCTCAAGACCAATGCCTGGATCACGTCCGCCTCGTCCATGGCGATGGTCGGCGGCAGTCTGGTGTCCGGGCTGCTGGTCGCGGGGTTTGGTTTTGAAACGGTGTTCGCGCTGAACGCGCTGACCTATCTGTTGGCGGCAGTGTTGATTGCGCCGCTACGATTCAGCGCACCGGAGCCGGTGGTCGAGTCCAGCGCTAAACAGGGTGAGTGGTCGGCGTTGCTGCAAGGGCTGCGCAGCGCACCGGTGGTGGCCGCGATGCTGGCTGTCACGATGGCCGACACCCTTGGCAGCGCTGCACACAACGTCGGCTTCCCGATCATTTCCAGACTGCTGACACCGGACTCGGCGAGCACCACACTGGGCCTGATGCTCGCGGTCTGGGCCGCCGGCAAGCTAATTGGTGCGCGGATCGCCAGTCGCCTCAACGGCTCGGAAAACATTCATCTGGAGCGTCGCTACTTCGGCGGCGTGCTGCTGATGTCCTGCGGGTTCATCCTGATGTTCCAGCAGCACAGTGTCGTCAGCCTGTTGCTGTTTTCGTTGCCGGCCGGACTGGGTGACGGGTTCTCGGAAGTCGGCCTGATGTCACGGCTACAAAGGGAACCGGAGGCCCTGCGCCTGCCGATTTTCAGTTTCCTGACACTGTTGCAGATGACCGGGTTCGGCGTCGGCATGCTGATCGCCGCGCCGTTCTATGAGTGGTGGGCGCCGG
- a CDS encoding methyl-accepting chemotaxis protein — translation MAEAAGRQREAVDMVSTAFHEMVATANEVARSCSQAAESADSGQRQAREGQQQIDAAVHSVDQLSQELEQSAQSMQQLERDSNDIQSILGTIRSIAEQTNLLALNAAIEAARAGEQGRGFAVVADEVRALAKRTADSTAEIDGLLGNLAKRTSAVTQQMRASLDVSQQSVARIGEARESFGQIRESVDVIRDMNTQIATAAEEQHQVAEDINRHISQIHGDAQLVAELANSARLDSQSLAGLSNELDGLVRRFRT, via the coding sequence ATGGCCGAAGCCGCCGGACGCCAGCGCGAAGCCGTGGACATGGTCTCGACCGCATTCCATGAAATGGTCGCCACCGCCAACGAAGTCGCCCGCTCGTGCAGCCAGGCGGCGGAGTCGGCCGACAGCGGCCAGCGCCAGGCTCGCGAAGGTCAGCAGCAGATCGATGCGGCAGTGCACAGCGTCGACCAACTGAGCCAGGAACTGGAGCAATCGGCGCAGTCGATGCAACAACTGGAACGCGACAGCAACGACATCCAGTCGATCCTCGGCACCATCCGTTCCATCGCCGAACAGACCAACCTGCTGGCGCTCAACGCCGCTATCGAAGCAGCGCGGGCCGGTGAGCAGGGGCGTGGTTTTGCGGTGGTGGCCGACGAGGTTCGCGCACTGGCCAAACGCACGGCGGATTCGACGGCGGAAATCGACGGATTGCTGGGCAACCTGGCCAAACGCACCAGCGCGGTGACCCAGCAGATGCGCGCCAGCCTCGATGTGTCGCAGCAGTCGGTTGCGCGGATCGGTGAGGCGCGGGAGAGCTTTGGGCAGATTCGTGAGTCGGTGGATGTGATTCGCGACATGAACACTCAGATTGCGACTGCGGCGGAAGAGCAGCATCAGGTGGCTGAGGACATCAATCGGCACATCAGTCAGATTCATGGTGATGCGCAACTGGTGGCGGAGCTGGCAAATTCGGCGCGGCTGGATTCGCAGAGTCTGGCGGGGTTGTCGAATGAGCTGGATGGGTTGGTGCGCAGGTTTCGTACTTGA
- a CDS encoding PA4780 family RIO1-like protein kinase, with the protein MKTPKRIEPLIEDGLVDEVLRPLMSGKEAAVYVVRCGNQLRCAKVYKEANKRSFRQAAEYQEGRKVRNSRQARAMAKGSKFGRKEAEDAWQNAEVAALFRLANAGVRVPKPYDFLEGVLLMELVADEYGDAAPRLNDVVLEPDQAREYHAFLISQIVLMLCTGLVHGDLSEFNVLLTPTGPVIIDLPQAVDAAGNNHAFSMLERDVGNMASYFGRFAPELKKTKYAKEMWALYEAGTLHPASVLTGEFDDPEDLADVGGVLREIEAARLDEERKQAIRAADDEPKGKSDEPPPPPWMQ; encoded by the coding sequence ATGAAGACTCCAAAACGCATTGAACCCCTGATCGAGGACGGTCTGGTCGACGAAGTGCTGCGTCCACTCATGAGTGGCAAAGAAGCAGCTGTTTATGTGGTGCGCTGCGGCAATCAGTTACGTTGCGCAAAGGTCTACAAGGAGGCGAACAAACGCAGTTTCCGCCAGGCGGCCGAGTATCAGGAAGGCCGCAAGGTTCGCAACAGCCGACAGGCCCGGGCGATGGCCAAGGGTTCCAAGTTCGGGCGCAAGGAAGCCGAAGATGCCTGGCAGAACGCCGAAGTCGCGGCGCTGTTCCGTCTGGCCAACGCCGGGGTGCGAGTGCCCAAGCCGTACGACTTCCTCGAAGGCGTGCTGCTGATGGAGCTGGTGGCCGACGAATACGGCGATGCCGCGCCGCGTCTCAATGATGTGGTGCTGGAGCCGGATCAGGCCCGCGAATATCACGCGTTCCTGATCTCGCAGATCGTGCTGATGTTGTGTACCGGTCTGGTGCACGGTGACCTCTCGGAGTTCAACGTGCTGCTGACACCGACCGGGCCGGTCATCATCGACCTGCCGCAAGCGGTGGACGCCGCCGGCAACAACCACGCGTTCAGCATGCTCGAACGTGACGTCGGCAACATGGCGTCGTACTTCGGCCGGTTCGCCCCGGAGTTGAAGAAGACCAAATACGCCAAGGAAATGTGGGCGTTGTACGAAGCGGGTACGTTGCACCCGGCCAGCGTGCTGACCGGCGAGTTCGACGATCCCGAGGACCTGGCCGATGTCGGCGGGGTGCTGCGCGAGATCGAAGCGGCGCGACTGGATGAGGAGCGCAAGCAAGCCATCCGCGCGGCGGACGACGAGCCCAAGGGCAAGTCCGACGAACCGCCTCCGCCACCGTGGATGCAGTGA